A single region of the Metarhizium brunneum chromosome 6, complete sequence genome encodes:
- the CLB4 gene encoding G2/mitotic-specific cyclin-4, producing the protein MDARPFRSRGAENIVPPLHQRHKSTGNLAVMAAGAAAAVGFRGPAKRAAFGDVTNMSKNTAGSRDDAKMAKLHAVTGASVAASINKENAPYHVNGKDSFARPAQRLSNGMSSKPKVLVAPDAGKRSTTSAVQEVAATASTAVVASSSRPTGVARPRAAHESEREVILPSFRGSFDVPPLQPRHHKSQPQLKQQNQPTLRRTQSKQFERADFASDKAARVSGSDLVGMPSRIVEEQTCADLPYTVAPHPPIEEVNHAASEEYVELAPSKLSHISEEPQHIPIPSRESHTQPLSEAEEYWDEEEDEDYDDQDQAYTTAHSFRSQNLTTGGVTTILAPRLTSKIQRELEDAKLEVKQTRSLNDIEEEMWDVSMVAEYGEEIFEYLRELEIKMQPNPHYMEMQTEIQWSMRSVLMDWLVQVHNRFSLLPETLFLTVNYIDRFLSCKIVSIGKLQLVGATAILIASKYEEINCPSLEEIVYMVDRGYSPEEILKAERFMLSMLSFELGWPGPMSFLRRVSKADDYDLDTRTLAKYFLELTIMDERFVASPPSFLAAGAHCLSRLILKKGDWTKAHVHYSGYTWAQLKPLVTMMIECCEQPALHHSAVYEKYQEKRFKEAATVVQHALDAGFTLPHHSAPIRPVRGQTDDLSDMLPYSNGLLVSTEG; encoded by the exons ATGGACGCAAGG CCCTTTCGATCTCGCGGTGCCGAAAATATTGTCCCTCCTCTGCATCAACGGCACAAATCGACCGGTAACCTTGCCGTTatggctgctggtgctgccgccgccgtaggCTTCCGAGGCCCTGCCAAGCGCGCAGCCTTTGGCGACGTGACCAACATGTCAAAGAACACAGCCGGCAGCCGCGATGATGCGAAGATGGCTAAGCTGCACGCGGTGACGGGTGCTTCGGTAGCTGCCTCAATAAATAAGGAGAATGCCCCTTATCATGTCAACGGCAAGGACTCTTTTGCTCGCCCTGCACAGAGGTTATCCAACGGAATGTCGAGCAAACCCAAGGTCCTAGTCGCTCCTGATGCGGGCAAAAGGTCGACTACCAGCGCTGTTCAAGAGGTGGCTGCTACTGCCTCAACTGCCGTTGTGGCCAGCAGTTCACGTCCTACTGGTGTTGCACGGCCCCGAGCAGCACATGAATCAGAGAGGGAGGTAATTTTACCTTCTTTCCGCGGCTCTTTCGATGTCCCTCCCTTGCAGCCGCGCCATCATAAGAGTCAGCCTCAACTCAAGCAGCAGAATCAGCCTACGCTTCGCAGAACCCAGAGCAAGCAATTTGAGAGAGCAGACTTTGCCTCTGACAAGGCTGCGCGAGTTTCAGGCTCCGACTTGGTTGGCATGCCTTCTCGGATTGTTGAGGAGCAAACTTGCGCTGATCTTCCGTATACTGTTGCTCCGCATCCACCGATTGAGGAAGTGAATCACGCTGCCTCGGAAGAATATGTTGAACTTGCCCCTTCCAAACTTTCTCACATCTCTGAAGAGCCTCAGCACATTCCCATCCCTTCTAGAGAATCACACACACAGCCACTTTCAGAAGCCGAGGAATActgggacgaggaggaagatgaagattACGACGACCAGGATCAAGCCTACACTACTGCGCATTCTTTCCGATCCCAAAACCTCACTACAGGAGGCGTGACAACTATTCTCGCTCCTCGTCTGACCTCCAAGATCCAGCGTGAGCTGGAAGATGCCAAACTTGAAGTTAAACAGACTCGCTCGCTGAATGATATCGAAGAGGAGATGTGGGATGTCAGCATGGTTGCAGAGTATGGAGAGGAGATATTCGAGTATCTGCGTGAGTTGGAA ATCAAAATGCAGCCAAACCCGCACTATATGGAAATGCAGACCGAAATTCAGTGGTCGATGCGTTCTGTCCTGATGGATTGGCTGGTCCAGGTTCACAACCGATTCAGCTTGTTGCCCGAGACGCTGTTTCTGACTGTCAACTATATTGACCGATTCCTTTCTTGCAAGATTGTCTCGATCGGCAAGTTGCAGCTGGTTGGCGCCACCGCCATCCTCATAGCCTCCAAGTACGAAGAAATCAACTGCCCATCTCTGGAAGAGATTGTCTACATGGTGGATCGCGGGTACAGCCCCGAAGAGATCCTCAAGGCTGAACGTTTCATGCTCAGCATGCTCAGTTTCGAGCTTGGTTGGCCCGGGCCCATGAGCTTCCTCCGTCGAGTTAGCAAGGCCGACGACTATGATCTCGACACCCGCACGCTGGCCAAGTATTTCCTTGAGCTGACCATTATGGACGAGCGGTTTGTCGCGTCTCCCcccagcttcttggctgctGGCGCTCATTGTTTATCGCGATTGATTTTGAAGAAAGGCGATTGG ACCAAGGCACATGTCCACTACTCTGGATATACTTGGGCTCAATTAAAGCCTTTGGTTACAATGATGATTGAGTGTTGTGAACAGCCAGCTCTACATCATAGCGCTGTGTACGAGAAATACCAGGAGAAGAGATTCAAGGAGGCCGCGACTGTCGTTCAGCACGCGCTGGATGCCGGTTTCACTCTGCCGCATCACTCGGCTCCCATTCGCCCTGTGCGCGGACAGACAGACGACTTGTCAGATATGCTGCCGTACTCAAACGGCTTGTTGGTTTCCACCGAGGGCTAA
- the apdF_5 gene encoding Aspyridones efflux protein apdF, whose protein sequence is MDSSKAVDIEKQVCTVQEVHLMDDIKTSPQSSCLATAPITREPHSPAPSPTPDPDASLEHDFVPPDGGWRAWSQVLAAHLVNAMSWGYAASFGVYQLYYVDTLGLPSAKVSWIGSCQVFLTFGTCAFSGRLADAGYARETVILGSFFAVLGSYMTSFCSEYWQIFLAQGVCTGLGLGTIFAPAISVASSYFKKNRSLALSFAAGGTSLGGLVFPSTVQYLIPRIGFRWAARCAALIALTICGGACALLRPCIPGRRAGRLIEWAAFKELPYSLFAAASFLNFYGIYFGQFYINSFARNIVGFSSLESVNLLLLSNAVGIPIRPMVGYLADNYFGPINVFIVATAFVGIMLFAWVGISTRTSMYVFSACFGVTIGTNQGIFVPCLASLTKDPQKMGIRFGMVETLCSFATLAGPPTAGAIIDRSGGEYVSAQIWGGSVMLAASLLVVASRIAATGWKWKVTI, encoded by the exons ATGGACTCGTCAAAGGCCGTCGATATCGAGAAACAAGTCTGCACTGTCCAAGAGGTACACCTCATGGATGATATCAAAACATCTCCTCAGTCGTCCTGCTTGGCCACGGCTCCCATTACCCGCGAGCCTCATTCGCCAGCCCCCAGCCCAACCCCTGACCCTGATGCATCACTTGAACACGATTTCGTTCCCCCAGATGGTGGATGGCGAGCCTGGTCTCAAGTTCTTGCCGCCCATCTCGTCAATGCAATGTCGTGGGGATATGCCGCCTCATTCGGCGTGTACCAACTCTACTATGTCGACACCCTTGGTCTGCCCTCCGCCAAAGTCTCATGGATCGGCTCTTGCCAGGTGTTTCTGACCTTTGGTACCTGCGCCTTTTCCGGCCGTCTTGCCGACGCCGGGTACGCTCGAGAAACAGTCATATTAGGCTCCTTCTTCGCCGTGCTGGGCTCTTACATGACGAGCTTTTGCTCAGAGTATTGGCAGATATTCCTCGCCCAGGGAGTGTGTACCGGGCTAGGCCTGGGAACCATCTTTGCGCCAGCTATATCCGTGGCAAGCTCATATTTCAAGAAGAACAGATCCCTGGCGCTGTCTTTTGCGGCTGGAGGCACCTCGCTGGGAGGCCTTGTGTTTCCTTCCACGGTGCAATACTTGATCCCCCGCATAGGGTTCCGATGGGCTGCCCGATGTGCGGCGCTTATTGCTCTTACTATTTGCGGTGGCGCGTGTGCTCTGTTGAGGCCATGTATCCCTGGCCGAAGGGCAGGTCGTCTGATCGAGTGGGCGGCCTTCAAGGAGCTTCCGTACTCGTTGTTTGCCGCTGCGTCGTTTCTGAATTTCTATGGCATCTACTTTGGGCAATTCTAT ATCAACAGCTTCGCCCGCAACATTGTTGGATTTTCGTCCCTCGAATCCGTCAACCTGCTCCTCCTGAGCAACGCCGTGGGCATTCCTATTAGACCTATGGTGGGATACCTGGCAGATAATTATTTCGGCCCAATTAATGTCTTTATTGTGGCCACTGCCTTTGTAGGTATCATGCTGTTTGCTTGGGTTGGCATCTCGACGCGCACAAGCATGTACGTCTTCAGCGCCTGCTTTGGAGTGACTATCGGCACTAACCAGGGCATATTTGTCCCTTGTTTGGCGAGCCTGACGAAAGACCCCCAGAAGATGGGAATTCGGTTTGGCATGGTTGAGACTCTCTGCTCCTTTGCCACGCTCGCAGGCCCTCCCACCGCCGGAGCCATCATTGATCGCTCGGGGGGCGAGTATGTTTCGGCCCAGATTTGGGGAGGCTCGGTCATGCTAGCTGCCTCTCTTCTTGTTGTGGCATCTCGAATCGCTGCGACAGGATGGAAGTGGAAAGTCACAATTTAA